Proteins encoded together in one Candidatus Methylacidiphilales bacterium window:
- a CDS encoding phospholipase D-like domain-containing protein, whose translation MLKQKFYWLFLIVLLLLGLYYFWDWYSAEYESAQVEVVFTPFKRVAMDRLLETIRKAEKSIDVAMFWLTDPEIMEALAKQAKNGVSVRIIIDENTVAERRFFDRFDKMVKEGVKVFIEKEPGKLHLKCAIIDNKLLITGSANWSSYGFLMNLEDVLFIQSRKIVNSYKNKWNWLYKKAKPWVREEIANRLVYSRTNPGVDPNIDYSRIMGGTEREWSGEIQEKFSIIAKDIESYYTPSRDGQLSSGVGMLVKDIEQSVREIKAAMYYVMDGDVINKLVEAAKRGVEVKVVISEKMLRGPVSKILEMLERNGIKVYLPPLDGGTQQGSMHLKCMTIDDRIVWTGSANWTLNAKELNIEDYIRIENEALAKFYSNYFNALLKISPEYKTTASNR comes from the coding sequence ATGCTAAAACAAAAATTTTATTGGCTTTTTCTGATTGTCTTACTCTTGCTTGGCCTATATTATTTTTGGGATTGGTATAGCGCTGAGTATGAGTCTGCTCAAGTCGAGGTCGTTTTCACGCCTTTCAAACGAGTTGCTATGGATAGGCTATTGGAAACGATACGAAAGGCAGAGAAAAGTATTGATGTAGCGATGTTTTGGTTGACTGATCCTGAGATTATGGAAGCTCTTGCAAAGCAGGCTAAGAATGGAGTCAGCGTGAGAATAATTATAGATGAAAATACCGTTGCTGAGCGGCGATTTTTTGATCGATTTGATAAGATGGTTAAAGAGGGGGTAAAAGTTTTTATAGAAAAAGAGCCTGGGAAACTTCACCTTAAGTGCGCGATCATAGATAATAAATTATTGATCACAGGAAGCGCGAATTGGTCATCGTATGGATTTTTGATGAATTTAGAGGATGTGCTATTTATTCAGTCAAGAAAGATAGTGAATAGCTATAAAAACAAATGGAACTGGCTTTATAAGAAAGCAAAACCATGGGTGAGAGAGGAGATAGCGAACCGATTGGTTTATTCACGCACTAATCCTGGCGTTGACCCTAATATAGATTACAGTAGGATAATGGGAGGAACAGAAAGGGAATGGTCAGGCGAGATTCAAGAGAAATTTTCCATTATAGCTAAGGATATTGAGAGTTACTACACGCCATCAAGGGATGGGCAATTGAGTAGCGGGGTAGGGATGCTTGTTAAAGATATCGAGCAATCAGTGCGTGAAATTAAAGCAGCAATGTATTACGTGATGGATGGCGACGTTATCAATAAACTAGTGGAAGCAGCAAAGCGCGGTGTAGAGGTAAAGGTGGTTATCAGTGAGAAAATGCTTAGGGGTCCAGTGAGCAAAATTTTAGAAATGCTGGAGAGAAACGGCATCAAGGTTTACCTTCCTCCTCTGGATGGAGGAACTCAACAAGGAAGTATGCATTTGAAGTGCATGACGATAGACGATCGGATTGTGTGGACAGGGAGCGCAAATTGGACATTAAATGCGAAGGAATTAAATATAGAAGATTATATACGTATAGAGAATGAAGCCCTAGCTAAATTCTATAGTAACTATTTCAATGCCTTACTCAAAATCTCCCCTGAATATAAAACAACCGCCTCGAATAGGTAA